taaaaaataattttaagatgaTAATGTAAATTATCTTAACATGAATAGGACGAGGAGGAAGAATGGATTCCCCCGATTCGCCGCCGGCTCGCCATtgtacataataataattaaaaaaagaaatccacTGATTTGAATgaatataaagattaaatatcTGATGAAACGCGACGAAGAAGCTAAAATATTCAAAGCACGACATTCGTCTTTTGAATTCTTTAAGGCTTCTTGGCTGTACGAAGTTGAACGTGTCCACACCTCGCTGCCTTCATCTCGTGACACGTGTCTCTCCTTCAAATCAGATAGCCTTCCCCATCAAATGTGTGTGGTAGAAGGCAGTGCAAACAAATTGGGTTACCTCTGGAATGAGCTGGGCAGGTAGGTACAACCCAAGTCAATAAAATTCTGAGCCCAAGTAAAATCACTTTCACGGCCCGTAAAATACACATGGCAAAAGCCTGGAGAGAAAAGCCGACTGATTGGAAGTTGGCagttgaaataaataaaatggtttCATTTTGCGAAATCTTGATGCAATTAATACATACAATACTTGCAGTTCAAAAGGTATAGTAAATTGGACTGCCCAGCAATTACTGTTGGGCTTCATATCAACGAGGCAAATGCTTGGGGTAGGCTGATGCTGCAGAGCTTGACCTTGAACGCAATGCAATATTGGTATGAACTAAATGAAAGTTTTTAATTGCTGACACCAATCTCTGATCTCTTCCCAACTGCATACAATGCATTAACTTCTAAAGTAGTTAGCAGTTACAGGGAGTTATATCTGCTCAGGCACAGGCAGGATCTCATAAGTACTTTGATCTTGACTCTTCAGGCTCTTGTTTTGCCATGTGAAGAGACGAATGGGACCCAAAAGGGTCTAAGATTTCTTTTGGTATTGGTCAGTTTTGAGCATTTTTTAAGATGGGACATCATTGTGCTTACCACGGTTTTGACTTTTGACGATCTTGTCTCTTGAGAAGCTTCACTGCGTGCTGTCTTTGAAGCTCAAATTGGACATGTTCGTCCGATTGCATTTTGATTTTAGTATCCAGTTCTGATTCTCTGCAAACATGAAAATACCAGAGTACGTGTTGCCCATAATTGATAGCATTCACTCAAAGGTGTTGCCTTGCAAGTGACCAATCATCctcatcaaatttcaaaatattctcaTTAGCAAAAGCGCCAGTTGAATTGTATACAAAGATGCAGATGCTGAGATGACTATTGTTGCCAATTCCATCTGGCGGGCTGAGTTGAAAGCAACTCCGAGAAAGCAATTGTAGAGATAAAGACGAACAAAACCCTTTTTGCCAAAAggaatatcattttatttatggggaaaaattacaattttgcTATGAcagtataattataaaaaaaaaaaaaaaaaaaaaaccagctCTTACAACTTTACAAATCCTCACCACCcagaacattttttttttccacaactAAGTTTCACTCAGGCATTCAATGGAAGCTTAATTGTTTATGTTATAAAGGTGGCCAAGGAAAAAGAACTGCAAAAAAGTGAATTGCCTGCCCGACTTTTTAGTGGCTGCCTCTGcacctttttcttctttaatcaGTGGGTTTCTCTACTTACACAAATGATCTCCATATTCTTCCTTCCAAAGATATTACTATGATGGAAACATCATCATGGTATCGCCTTCGATCCCCTTGAGGTATTTCAAGTAACTCGTGAAAGTCCATTCCTgcaattaaccaaaaaataaataaatatacaaatatttggTACCATTAGATTCTTGTGGgaattagattttaatatgCCTAATGATTCTGATCATAGCGGGTTTTGATTAATACCAGCTTTCTTTGCAGCCCGGAAGAGTACTTCCTCAACCAGATGCTGTGCTGGATCCCCCTCTGGTTGTAGCTGGATGAAAAGTTCAACCTCAGAAACAGCTTCCTTGTTCGTGAAGTATTGATAGAGCCCGTCAGAGGATAATATCAAAAACCTGTCTTTCGGTCCTAGTTTATGGTGGTATAGAGATGGTAAACAATTGATGTAGGGAGCAGTGCCCTTGTAGTCGATTCTGAACATCTCTAGAAGTGCATTATTCCACTTTGGCTGCagacaaagaagggaaatcaGGTGCTAGAACTGACAATCATagcaaattaaaatcaaagagttTTTCCAAGAgcaaatgtgaaaataatagtCAGCTGGACTCAAAATTCCCGATACCAATCAATTATGTCACAGAAGCTCTAATGTACTCATAAGTTTATCTgtgtaaaagataaaagaatctACTTGGATGCCATTTTGCATCAGAAACTCTCATGTTTGGCTACTTCACAGAAACTAAACACATGAGATTGGCAGCCTATATTTATAATGACAAATATCACTGCTATGCTAATCAACTGGAAATTTGTGAAGTCTGCATATGTGGTGTTACTTATGTAAAATTGGAAATTGCCCACCTAAGTTTCAGGAAATTGGAGACCGTGttctaaatataataatatttatgttgGTATGCTTGAAAGATATTCCAAAGATCATTCAGGACTTATGCAAACAATGGATTCTTTCAGACACCAAATGCAGCCAAAAGCAACAGCATAGTTAACTTAATATCTAATATTtatgggggaaaaaaaaagaacacctGTTTGAGAAAGCCAGCACCAAAAGCCCGAGTGACCTTCAATGAACCTTTAACGCGATCATTCATCACAGCACAAGCATCATCCGAGTGttcattttttatcctttGAACTTCctgaaattcaataaaatacaaaCCTTTCAATCACTAAACAAAAACTCCCAAGAAACTGAACAGTAAGTCAATGATAGCCAAACCCTTTACCTCTTCCACACTAGTACTATGATCCACAGAAAGCTGAAAAGCATTCAGATCAGATATACAAGGCTTATCTCCATCAAATCCCTCAAGATCATGCAATGTCTCTTCATTAATCCTCTCCAAATCCTGCCTAAATTTGCCAAGCCAATAATCAGGCTCCGCCTTTTGTGCCAAAACCGCTCTACTATCACCCACATTCATAACATACACATCCTCCCCTTTCATTAACATCACAAGCACACAAGAACCCATCAAGGCCAGCTCCGGATTCTCCATCAACATCCTATCAGCTATATCCAAATACGCCTCCTCTGTTTTCTTCAATGCTTGTGACAATGCTTTTAACACATCCCCATGAATCACATCCTGTACCTTAtctttataattgttattcaaTTGTTCCTTTAGTTTCCTATCAAGTTCTAATCTTTCCCGGTCCCACTCGCACTTCCACTTCCTCTGATTCTCCTCCCATTTCTTAGCCGCCCCTCTATAACTACTTCTGAATTTCTTGCTTCTGCTTCTCCCCGTATTAGAATCAAATTCAACATAATTTGAACAGCTTTCCGCGGTACAATTCGTTACCGTTTCACTTTCTAAAGTAGAATTTTTACCCGGAGACGAAGTAGGTGCATCCATTGATAAAGGTTCAAATTTATCATCCCACAATAACCCTTTAAGTTCTTTATGAACAGCTGAgtataaatttgataaaagaaaatcaggCGCATCAGGGCCATTGAATCCATCGTAGATTCCAACAAAAACCCAACCGTGTTCCTCCGAAACGACGACGTGTACACGATCTTCGCCAGCTTTACCCTGAGCCCATTGAAGATTTTGACTCTCTAAAGAATCATCGTCTTCCAATAAACTACCGTCGCTACTCACTGTCAAGTTGTTGCTGTTGTCGTTTTGGTTCTTATCCGACGCGAAAACCCATTCGGGTTCTTTAACCGAAGCCGAAGCCACTCCTTTAATCGGGGCTACGATTGAGTTCAAATTCTGGCCGCGAGAGATTGTCTTGGATATTGCCCTTTGCAGGACCCGAATCAGCGACGTTTTTCTTGATCTGGGCCGGAGAATAAAACTCGAATGTGAGAAGCTTCGTTGGAACCGGTCAGGGACGGAGCTATCCTTTTCAATCGGACCGGAAAACAACCCGCCGCGGTCGAGAGGACCCGATAAGAACCCTCTCTCAATTGGACCCGAAAGAAACCCTCTTTCCAACGGACCAGAATTGTAGTTACCCGGAAAAATGGGACCGGAGTTGATCAGATGCTTGGAAATCGGCTGAAGAGGAATCGAAGAGAAGTTGTTGGAGCAATCAAAAGCGGCGGCTCGATCGAAGCTGCTGTAAGTGTACGGATCAACGAAGGCGGTCGA
This window of the Citrus sinensis cultivar Valencia sweet orange chromosome 8, DVS_A1.0, whole genome shotgun sequence genome carries:
- the LOC102615266 gene encoding probable protein phosphatase 2C 23, with translation MGNGIGKLSVCFTGGEHARRRNDMSVLISEPLDEGLGHSFCYVRPEQARHSSSKVYSEETTTFRTISGASVSANTSTPLSTAFVDPYTYSSFDRAAAFDCSNNFSSIPLQPISKHLINSGPIFPGNYNSGPLERGFLSGPIERGFLSGPLDRGGLFSGPIEKDSSVPDRFQRSFSHSSFILRPRSRKTSLIRVLQRAISKTISRGQNLNSIVAPIKGVASASVKEPEWVFASDKNQNDNSNNLTVSSDGSLLEDDDSLESQNLQWAQGKAGEDRVHVVVSEEHGWVFVGIYDGFNGPDAPDFLLSNLYSAVHKELKGLLWDDKFEPLSMDAPTSSPGKNSTLESETVTNCTAESCSNYVEFDSNTGRSRSKKFRSSYRGAAKKWEENQRKWKCEWDRERLELDRKLKEQLNNNYKDKVQDVIHGDVLKALSQALKKTEEAYLDIADRMLMENPELALMGSCVLVMLMKGEDVYVMNVGDSRAVLAQKAEPDYWLGKFRQDLERINEETLHDLEGFDGDKPCISDLNAFQLSVDHSTSVEEEVQRIKNEHSDDACAVMNDRVKGSLKVTRAFGAGFLKQPKWNNALLEMFRIDYKGTAPYINCLPSLYHHKLGPKDRFLILSSDGLYQYFTNKEAVSEVELFIQLQPEGDPAQHLVEEVLFRAAKKAGMDFHELLEIPQGDRRRYHDDVSIIVISLEGRIWRSFV